A genomic region of Bremerella alba contains the following coding sequences:
- a CDS encoding response regulator transcription factor, giving the protein MTSESIVHFVDDDPAARESLLQLAKSVGLTAYTYGSGEDFLEQVQPTQPGCVVLDIRLPGISGLEVHRRINQANLPLIVIYLSAHADVPTTVQAMKLGAFELFQKPCNTTRLIEAIHQALDKNLRTFEKNIKRKEADQLLRELSSEETKVLELMFLGRTNQEIADRLQLSLRTVQFRRSSIFRKTNVNSKARLFDMLFDAGWSPAPQIPQAQEASRNDG; this is encoded by the coding sequence ATGACTTCAGAATCGATTGTTCATTTTGTCGACGATGATCCCGCCGCGCGCGAATCTCTCCTGCAGCTTGCAAAGTCGGTAGGGCTTACAGCCTATACCTACGGCTCTGGCGAAGATTTTCTCGAGCAGGTTCAACCCACGCAGCCAGGCTGTGTTGTGCTCGATATCCGCTTGCCGGGTATTTCGGGTTTGGAAGTGCATCGTCGTATCAATCAGGCTAACTTGCCGCTGATTGTGATCTATTTGTCCGCCCATGCCGATGTGCCGACAACCGTTCAGGCTATGAAGCTTGGCGCCTTTGAATTGTTTCAAAAGCCATGTAATACGACGCGGCTGATCGAGGCCATTCATCAGGCTTTAGATAAGAATCTGCGGACCTTCGAGAAAAATATCAAACGCAAAGAAGCGGATCAGCTATTGCGTGAGCTCTCGAGCGAGGAAACCAAAGTCCTCGAACTGATGTTTCTAGGTCGGACGAATCAGGAAATCGCCGATCGATTGCAGTTGAGTTTGCGGACTGTACAGTTCCGCCGTTCGAGCATCTTCCGAAAGACGAATGTCAATTCAAAGGCTCGGTTGTTCGACATGCTATTCGATGCCGGATGGAGTCCGGCACCGCAGATTCCTCAGGCCCAAGAGGCCAGTCGTAACGACGGTTAG